A single window of Granulicella sibirica DNA harbors:
- a CDS encoding cytochrome c3 family protein gives MAQVFDRSSNALARMSLVLTGLIVIALGVALDQLQRSPWVTKQGQRPDQPIPFSHKHHVEGLGLQCQYCHTSVEKSSYAGIPPTKTCINCHSQIWTNAALLEPVRQSWATGASVQWIKVHDLPDYVYFNHSIHVNKGIGCASCHGRVDEMPLMYQQNTLQMEWCLNCHRNPAVNLRPTSEIYNMAWAGPSTDKPVWCGSTGKGGPTAQSVACTTVDPSKGGPEVAMLQAGTKIQPHPISGEGQTVTDGPPAGTIAMPISYQKFTSQIDLGHYLVGQYHIRTPNELASCEVCHR, from the coding sequence ATGGCGCAAGTTTTTGACCGTAGTTCGAACGCGCTGGCCCGGATGAGCCTGGTCTTGACGGGCTTGATCGTCATCGCGCTCGGCGTTGCCCTGGACCAGTTGCAACGGTCGCCGTGGGTGACCAAGCAGGGGCAGAGGCCGGACCAGCCCATCCCGTTCAGCCACAAGCATCACGTCGAGGGTCTCGGCCTGCAGTGCCAGTACTGCCACACCTCGGTGGAGAAGTCGAGCTACGCGGGTATTCCACCAACCAAGACCTGTATCAACTGCCACTCGCAGATCTGGACGAACGCGGCGCTGCTTGAGCCGGTCCGGCAGAGCTGGGCGACGGGGGCATCGGTGCAGTGGATCAAGGTTCACGACCTTCCCGACTACGTCTATTTCAACCACTCGATCCACGTGAACAAGGGCATCGGATGCGCGAGCTGCCATGGCCGTGTCGACGAGATGCCGCTGATGTATCAGCAGAACACGCTACAGATGGAGTGGTGCCTGAACTGTCATCGCAACCCGGCTGTTAACCTCCGGCCGACGAGCGAGATCTACAACATGGCGTGGGCTGGTCCCTCAACCGACAAGCCGGTCTGGTGCGGTTCGACCGGCAAGGGCGGACCGACGGCGCAGAGCGTAGCCTGCACCACGGTGGATCCGAGTAAGGGTGGACCTGAGGTAGCCATGCTACAGGCGGGCACGAAGATTCAGCCGCACCCGATTTCGGGTGAAGGCCAGACGGTGACGGACGGACCTCCGGCGGGCACGATCGCGATGCCGATCAGCTACCAGAAGTTCACCAGCCAGATCGACCTCGGCCACTACCTGGTGGGTCAGTACCATATCCGCACGCCGAACGAGCTCGCGAGCTGCGAGGTGTGCCACCGATGA
- a CDS encoding TAT-variant-translocated molybdopterin oxidoreductase has translation MNTNQTNVTESNQMASAMDNSGRVEVVEAIEAVAQPVQSPTVVTAIAPAKLTLAQVQAKLDGKTGKRFWKNLDELAETPAFHELMAEEFPRQSMGGTSEWVDAVSRRGFLKVMGASMALAGIAGCTKQPDEPIFPYVKQPEDLVLGKPMYFSTAYPFPTGAIPVLVKTDAFRPIKIEGNPDHPASKGKSDAFTQATLLDLYDPDRSQHALYRGAADSFGRFQQVFATAAKKSSGGQGIYFLSETITSPTLAAQWKQVQTAYPQAKLIQWEPINRDASRSASKAAFGSYTDAQYKLEDADVILSLDADFLGGIAHPGFLTLAATYGERHRYEEDKPMNRLYVVESLPTVTGFKAEHRLALKPSQIAGFATALAGGSTPAGLTPEQQKFFSALQADLKQNGGKAVVIPGEQASPAVHAAAYALNNAIGAVGKTVVYTETVNPIPTEQTADLMSLVADMSAGRVQWLVMLGVNPIYSAPADLGFADAFNKVPMTVHLGSHVDETGTISNWHINKAHYLESWSDARAYDGTITVIQPMIDPLYGGKSAHDIFQVLLDPSKSGYDVVQANAKTYIQGDFSAGWRKALHDGWVQGTAFTPKTATPGAAPGGSMPAAPTGSGAIEVSFKADPSLYDGRFANVGWLQELPKQITNLSWDNAALISMKTMLEMKIEEGDLIEITRGGRTVTAPVLASPGHPDGAITVHLGLGRGAAAGRVATDVGFNAYPLRTTDALSYALDATVKKGSGTYDLCVTKVHNIEHRGSFAQHDLNQKLSDKEGTYSLAGHEAEERGIIRYATLEEAKKEPNFAHEGASGTQVDKVGYMPIGEKPGHEDSFFPDAWNYKKTDASSGKIQNAWGMSIDLNSCVGCNACIVACYAENNIAVVGREQVKVGRNMQWLRIDTYFEGDLSSPRAHFQPMACQHCENAGCEQVCPVGATVHTPEGINTMVYNRCVGTRYCSNNCAYKVRRFNFLLYSDYDTESLKFMRNPDVTVRSRGVMEKCSYCIQRIEAAKIDADKENREVRDGDIVTACQQSCPTSAIVFGNINDPESKVAKLKAKERDYQVLADLNYRPRTTYTAGVINPNPELA, from the coding sequence ATGAACACGAATCAGACGAATGTGACGGAAAGCAACCAGATGGCGTCAGCGATGGACAATTCGGGACGGGTAGAAGTGGTGGAGGCGATCGAAGCGGTCGCTCAGCCGGTTCAGAGCCCAACGGTCGTGACGGCGATTGCGCCGGCGAAGCTGACGCTTGCCCAGGTGCAGGCTAAGCTCGACGGCAAGACGGGCAAGCGATTCTGGAAGAATCTCGACGAACTGGCAGAGACACCGGCATTTCACGAGTTGATGGCCGAAGAGTTTCCGCGGCAGTCGATGGGTGGGACGAGCGAGTGGGTCGACGCTGTCAGCCGCCGCGGCTTCCTGAAGGTCATGGGCGCGTCGATGGCGTTGGCCGGGATCGCCGGTTGCACCAAGCAGCCTGACGAACCGATCTTTCCGTACGTGAAGCAGCCCGAGGATCTCGTTCTCGGCAAGCCGATGTACTTCTCGACCGCGTACCCCTTTCCGACCGGCGCGATTCCGGTGCTGGTGAAGACGGATGCGTTCCGCCCGATCAAGATCGAAGGCAACCCGGACCACCCGGCGTCGAAAGGTAAGAGCGATGCGTTTACGCAGGCGACACTTCTGGATCTGTACGATCCGGATCGGTCGCAGCATGCGCTCTATCGTGGCGCGGCCGATAGCTTTGGCCGGTTCCAACAAGTGTTTGCAACCGCTGCCAAGAAGAGTTCCGGTGGGCAGGGAATCTACTTCCTGAGTGAGACGATTACGTCCCCGACGCTGGCGGCGCAGTGGAAGCAGGTGCAGACGGCCTATCCGCAGGCGAAGCTGATCCAGTGGGAGCCGATCAATCGGGATGCGAGCCGCTCGGCCTCGAAGGCTGCTTTCGGAAGCTACACGGATGCTCAGTACAAGCTCGAAGATGCCGATGTCATTCTTTCGCTCGACGCGGATTTCCTCGGCGGAATTGCTCATCCCGGATTCCTGACGCTGGCGGCCACCTACGGCGAACGTCATCGTTACGAAGAAGACAAGCCGATGAACCGCCTGTACGTCGTCGAGAGCCTTCCGACGGTGACTGGCTTTAAGGCGGAACACAGGCTGGCGCTCAAGCCAAGCCAGATCGCGGGCTTTGCGACAGCGCTCGCGGGCGGTTCGACTCCGGCAGGGCTGACGCCGGAACAGCAAAAGTTCTTCAGTGCGCTGCAGGCTGACCTGAAGCAGAACGGCGGCAAGGCTGTTGTGATTCCCGGTGAGCAGGCTTCACCGGCCGTTCATGCCGCCGCTTACGCGCTGAACAATGCGATTGGCGCGGTAGGGAAGACTGTGGTTTACACCGAGACCGTAAACCCGATCCCGACGGAGCAGACGGCAGACCTGATGTCTCTGGTTGCGGATATGAGCGCGGGCCGCGTGCAGTGGCTGGTGATGCTTGGCGTCAACCCGATCTACTCGGCTCCGGCTGACCTTGGCTTCGCGGATGCCTTCAACAAGGTTCCGATGACGGTTCACCTCGGAAGCCATGTCGACGAGACAGGTACGATCTCGAACTGGCACATCAACAAGGCACACTACCTCGAGAGCTGGTCGGATGCGCGGGCATACGACGGCACGATCACGGTCATCCAGCCCATGATCGATCCACTCTATGGGGGCAAGTCGGCGCACGATATCTTTCAGGTGCTGCTCGATCCGAGCAAGTCCGGTTACGACGTGGTGCAGGCGAACGCGAAGACTTACATCCAGGGCGACTTTTCCGCGGGATGGCGGAAGGCGTTGCACGATGGCTGGGTCCAGGGGACGGCGTTCACTCCGAAGACCGCTACTCCCGGCGCGGCTCCGGGTGGTTCGATGCCGGCAGCTCCGACTGGTTCCGGCGCGATTGAGGTTTCGTTCAAAGCGGATCCTTCTCTCTATGACGGGCGCTTCGCAAACGTCGGCTGGCTGCAGGAACTTCCGAAGCAGATCACGAACCTGAGCTGGGATAACGCTGCGCTGATCAGCATGAAGACGATGCTGGAGATGAAGATCGAAGAGGGCGACCTCATCGAGATCACGCGTGGCGGGCGGACTGTCACCGCGCCGGTGCTGGCTTCGCCTGGACATCCGGATGGGGCGATCACGGTTCATCTTGGGCTGGGACGTGGTGCCGCTGCAGGCCGCGTGGCTACGGATGTGGGCTTCAATGCCTATCCTCTGCGCACGACCGACGCGCTTTCCTACGCGCTTGATGCGACGGTGAAGAAGGGCTCGGGGACGTACGACCTGTGCGTGACCAAGGTCCACAACATCGAGCATCGCGGCAGCTTCGCGCAGCATGATCTGAACCAGAAGCTGTCGGACAAGGAAGGCACCTACTCGCTCGCCGGACACGAGGCGGAGGAGCGCGGGATTATTCGCTATGCCACCTTGGAAGAGGCGAAGAAAGAGCCCAATTTTGCCCATGAGGGTGCAAGCGGGACGCAAGTTGACAAGGTCGGCTATATGCCAATCGGCGAGAAGCCCGGCCATGAAGACAGTTTCTTCCCGGATGCGTGGAACTACAAGAAGACGGATGCATCGTCTGGCAAGATCCAGAATGCCTGGGGCATGTCGATCGATCTGAATAGCTGCGTCGGCTGCAATGCCTGCATCGTCGCCTGCTACGCGGAGAACAACATCGCTGTGGTTGGACGGGAGCAGGTCAAGGTCGGCCGCAATATGCAGTGGCTCCGGATCGATACCTACTTTGAGGGGGATCTGAGTTCACCGCGTGCGCACTTTCAGCCGATGGCTTGCCAGCACTGCGAGAACGCGGGCTGCGAACAGGTTTGCCCGGTCGGCGCAACGGTTCATACCCCCGAAGGCATCAACACGATGGTCTATAACCGGTGCGTAGGAACCCGCTACTGCTCGAACAACTGCGCCTACAAGGTTCGCCGGTTCAACTTCCTGCTGTACTCGGACTACGACACGGAGAGCCTCAAGTTCATGAGGAACCCGGATGTCACGGTTCGTTCGCGCGGTGTGATGGAAAAGTGCAGTTACTGCATCCAGCGCATTGAGGCGGCGAAGATCGATGCCGACAAGGAAAACCGCGAGGTTCGCGACGGGGATATCGTCACGGCATGCCAGCAGTCCTGCCCGACATCGGCGATCGTCTTCGGGAATATCAACGATCCCGAAAGCAAGGTCGCCAAGCTGAAGGCGAAGGAACGCGACTACCAGGTGCTGGCCGACCTGAACTACCGCCCGCGTACGACGTACACGGCCGGCGTCATCAACCCGAATCCGGAGCTGGCATAA
- the nrfD gene encoding NrfD/PsrC family molybdoenzyme membrane anchor subunit: MATKGPIVDPMIDPRTGEYAVIAPGHNFKSVTQKIGGIVLTGNTPLAWFFGLIVAAGVAQGVIVGITWLFLKGIGIWGVTIPGAWGFAIINFVWWIGIGHAGTLISAILLLFKQTWRNSINRFAEAMTIFAVVCAGTFPLIHVGRPWLAYWLFPYPNTMNVWPQFRSPLCWDVFAVSTYATISIVFWYVGMIPDFGTLRDRATMPLAKAAYGVLSLGWRGSTRHWIRYETASLLLAGLSTPLVLSVHTVISFDFAVAALAGWHTTIFPPYFVAGAIYSGFAMVLTLAIPIRKFYHLEDLVTLRHLDNMAKVMLGTGLIVAYGYGMEVFMAWYSASHWEFFMMWNRMFGPLGWGYWILILTNIAIPLTTLWSRKLRVNVGFLFVLSFIVNIGMWFERFVIVVTSLYRDYLPSSWGTYKATRWDYMIFIGTWGLFTFLFLLFARFLPMIPMSEIRMMLPQTKVTRQGPEAETTVEETA, from the coding sequence ATGGCGACCAAAGGACCAATCGTTGACCCTATGATTGACCCGCGTACCGGAGAGTACGCGGTCATCGCGCCGGGCCACAACTTCAAGTCGGTGACGCAGAAGATCGGCGGAATCGTGCTGACGGGGAACACTCCGCTGGCGTGGTTCTTCGGGCTGATCGTCGCGGCGGGCGTGGCACAGGGTGTGATCGTCGGCATCACCTGGCTGTTCCTGAAGGGCATCGGAATCTGGGGTGTGACGATCCCAGGCGCCTGGGGATTCGCCATCATCAACTTTGTGTGGTGGATTGGTATCGGTCACGCCGGTACGCTGATCTCGGCCATCCTGCTCCTGTTCAAGCAGACGTGGCGGAACTCGATCAACCGGTTTGCGGAAGCCATGACGATCTTTGCGGTCGTCTGCGCCGGAACCTTTCCGCTGATCCACGTTGGCCGTCCATGGCTTGCGTACTGGCTCTTCCCGTATCCGAACACGATGAACGTGTGGCCGCAGTTCCGGTCGCCGCTATGCTGGGACGTCTTCGCTGTTTCAACATACGCGACTATTTCGATCGTTTTCTGGTACGTCGGCATGATTCCCGACTTCGGCACACTACGCGACCGCGCGACGATGCCGCTGGCAAAAGCTGCTTACGGGGTACTTTCGCTGGGCTGGCGCGGATCGACGCGGCACTGGATCCGCTATGAGACGGCTTCGCTTCTCCTGGCAGGACTATCAACGCCTCTCGTGCTCTCGGTACACACGGTCATCAGCTTCGACTTCGCGGTCGCAGCGCTGGCTGGATGGCATACGACAATCTTCCCGCCTTACTTTGTGGCCGGCGCTATCTACTCCGGATTCGCGATGGTGCTGACACTGGCAATTCCGATCCGGAAGTTTTACCACTTGGAAGACCTGGTGACGCTGCGCCATCTCGACAACATGGCGAAGGTCATGCTCGGGACCGGGCTGATCGTGGCCTACGGGTACGGCATGGAGGTTTTCATGGCCTGGTACTCGGCGAGCCATTGGGAGTTCTTCATGATGTGGAACCGGATGTTCGGCCCGCTGGGCTGGGGCTACTGGATCCTTATCCTGACGAACATCGCAATCCCGCTGACGACGCTTTGGTCGCGCAAGTTGCGGGTGAATGTCGGGTTCCTGTTCGTGTTGTCGTTCATCGTGAACATCGGTATGTGGTTTGAGCGCTTCGTCATCGTCGTGACCAGCCTCTACCGCGACTACCTGCCGTCAAGCTGGGGAACATACAAGGCGACGCGGTGGGATTACATGATCTTTATTGGAACGTGGGGCCTCTTCACCTTCCTGTTCCTCCTGTTCGCTCGCTTCCTCCCGATGATCCCGATGTCGGAGATCCGGATGATGCTTCCGCAGACGAAGGTGACGCGACAGGGACCGGAAGCAGAGACCACCGTTGAGGAGACCGCCTGA
- a CDS encoding DUF3341 domain-containing protein: MPPREGIYGLIAEFNTPSELVYATEQARAAGYRRMECYTPYPVEEAAEALHFHKTRVPLVCLLGGLMGVTTAFLMETWISVYGYPLNIAGRPLFSWPAFIIPAYEWTILFAGLSAAFGMLALNGLPQLYHPVFNAANFRNGATTDKFFLCLEATDPKFSLTETRAFLEKFPAVSVVEVDH, encoded by the coding sequence ATGCCGCCGCGCGAAGGAATTTACGGATTGATCGCGGAGTTCAATACGCCCTCCGAACTGGTCTACGCGACTGAACAGGCACGCGCCGCAGGCTACCGCCGGATGGAATGTTACACTCCGTACCCGGTAGAAGAAGCCGCGGAGGCGCTGCACTTCCACAAGACTCGTGTGCCGCTGGTTTGCTTGCTGGGTGGTTTGATGGGCGTGACGACGGCGTTCTTGATGGAGACGTGGATCTCGGTCTATGGGTATCCGCTGAACATCGCGGGACGTCCATTGTTCTCATGGCCGGCATTCATCATTCCGGCGTATGAGTGGACGATTCTTTTCGCCGGTCTTTCGGCCGCCTTCGGCATGCTCGCCCTGAATGGCCTTCCCCAGCTCTACCATCCGGTCTTCAACGCAGCAAACTTCCGCAATGGCGCGACGACGGACAAGTTTTTCCTTTGCCTGGAAGCGACCGACCCGAAGTTTTCCTTGACCGAGACGCGTGCGTTTCTCGAGAAGTTTCCCGCAGTCTCCGTCGTGGAGGTGGATCATTAA
- a CDS encoding c-type cytochrome, which yields MRFSRSFPQSPSWRWIINTQLTATPVQLQTPAKGRIAARVMAACATVTLLFSIGCRQDMHDQPKFVPQRGTDFFADGRSARPQVENTVARGQLREDSYFYTGMINGKEGDVMPFPVTAAVMQRGQERYNIYCTPCHSRVGNGAGMIVERGYRPAGNFHTARMQASNLGHFFDVMTNGYGSMPDYAAQLTPEDRWAVVAYIKALQLSQNARQSDVASGATVQPLGAIAEREGFPKEFASEWALPSTAIYGTPNNQDNGIPGQMMSPAPGAASKSTSPTPPAASKPNALAAPSGDSPKQ from the coding sequence GTGCGTTTCTCGAGAAGTTTCCCGCAGTCTCCGTCGTGGAGGTGGATCATTAATACGCAGCTCACAGCAACTCCGGTCCAACTCCAGACCCCTGCGAAGGGACGCATCGCCGCCAGGGTGATGGCTGCCTGTGCGACAGTGACGCTACTCTTCAGCATCGGCTGTCGGCAGGACATGCATGATCAGCCGAAGTTCGTTCCCCAGCGCGGTACTGACTTCTTTGCCGATGGCCGTTCGGCGCGTCCGCAGGTCGAGAACACCGTGGCTCGCGGTCAGCTTCGGGAAGACAGCTACTTCTACACCGGCATGATCAACGGCAAGGAGGGTGATGTGATGCCCTTCCCGGTGACCGCCGCCGTGATGCAGCGGGGACAGGAGCGGTACAACATCTACTGCACACCCTGTCACTCTCGCGTTGGAAACGGTGCTGGCATGATCGTCGAGCGCGGATACCGTCCGGCGGGTAACTTCCACACGGCGCGCATGCAGGCTTCGAATCTCGGACACTTCTTCGACGTGATGACCAACGGCTATGGATCGATGCCGGACTACGCGGCGCAGCTTACGCCCGAAGACCGCTGGGCTGTTGTGGCCTACATCAAGGCGCTGCAATTGAGCCAGAACGCGAGACAGTCGGATGTAGCCTCGGGCGCGACGGTTCAGCCGCTTGGCGCGATTGCGGAGCGCGAGGGTTTCCCGAAAGAATTTGCCTCCGAGTGGGCCCTTCCGTCGACTGCCATCTACGGCACGCCGAACAACCAGGATAACGGGATTCCCGGCCAAATGATGAGTCCTGCTCCGGGAGCAGCCTCAAAGTCTACTTCGCCGACACCTCCAGCCGCGTCGAAGCCAAATGCACTGGCCGCCCCGTCGGGCGATTCGCCCAAACAGTAA
- a CDS encoding SCO family protein, with amino-acid sequence MKLAETNRMKQRGWRMPLLAGLAFSVCLHSGLLGAQVSSYGDKETGQNTGDQLPTVLQKVGVEQHLNQQLPMNAAFIDDTGKQVTLGNYFGKHPAIVSMVYYNCPMLCSEELDGLTGALEMVKLIPGKDFEVVIISIDPTETPALAAKKKEFYLKRYGHPETAAGWHFLTGQTPAIDAVSSAIGFGYVKVPGLDGRLSQFAHASSIELVTTSGKVAQYYLGVEYSPKDVLLGLIDASGNKIGSPVANILTYCYHYDPTTNKHSLIVARVVQFGGMVTMAGLGGFIFLMFRRDLKLGRDHDLTRDTTDKG; translated from the coding sequence ATGAAGCTGGCGGAGACAAACCGGATGAAGCAACGCGGGTGGCGGATGCCGCTGTTGGCGGGTCTTGCGTTTTCGGTCTGTCTACACTCTGGCCTGCTGGGTGCCCAAGTATCGTCCTACGGCGACAAAGAGACAGGCCAGAATACCGGCGATCAGCTCCCGACAGTTCTTCAGAAAGTTGGGGTGGAGCAGCACCTCAACCAGCAGCTCCCAATGAATGCGGCCTTCATCGACGACACCGGCAAGCAGGTTACGCTGGGTAACTACTTCGGAAAGCATCCGGCAATCGTTTCGATGGTGTACTACAACTGCCCGATGCTTTGCTCGGAAGAACTGGATGGCCTAACGGGCGCGCTCGAGATGGTGAAGCTCATTCCGGGTAAGGACTTCGAGGTCGTGATCATCAGCATTGATCCAACCGAAACCCCGGCGCTTGCGGCGAAGAAGAAAGAATTTTATCTCAAGCGTTATGGACATCCCGAGACGGCGGCCGGATGGCATTTCCTGACTGGACAGACCCCGGCGATCGACGCGGTTTCGTCCGCAATCGGTTTTGGATACGTCAAGGTTCCTGGGCTGGATGGAAGGCTTTCGCAATTCGCCCATGCGAGTTCTATTGAATTGGTCACGACGAGCGGTAAGGTCGCCCAATACTACCTGGGCGTGGAGTACTCGCCGAAAGACGTGCTGCTTGGGCTAATCGACGCTTCGGGAAACAAGATTGGTTCGCCCGTCGCAAATATTCTGACGTACTGCTACCACTATGATCCGACGACCAACAAGCACTCCCTGATCGTGGCGCGCGTGGTGCAGTTCGGCGGCATGGTGACGATGGCTGGACTCGGTGGATTTATCTTCCTGATGTTTCGGCGGGATTTGAAGCTCGGGCGTGACCACGACCTGACAAGAGATACAACGGATAAAGGGTAA
- the coxB gene encoding cytochrome c oxidase subunit II: MHISPVLWQFLVKWLTASALFPREASTIAPYMDALYFFLLAMTILGLVLVGALLTFFSIRYRKERNPVATHIEGSTLLEATWTIIPLAIFLVCFVWGALLYFRIYSPPVNAMNIYVVGKQWMWKAEHPGGQHEINALHVPIGKPVQLTMISQDVFHSFSIPDFRVKREVIPGRYSTVWFEATTPGTYHIFCTQYCGTQHSGMIGEVTALTPDDYQKWTQESTSGMSLAQNGERLFASMGCNACHSGSAAARGPNLAGVYGSKLQLANGSQVLVNDAYLRDAILNPSQHVTAGFAPIMPTYQGQISEDGLIDLVEFVKNMPTNYRVQQTLVTSQSDQTAPTASGMVKP; the protein is encoded by the coding sequence ATGCATATCAGTCCAGTCTTGTGGCAATTTCTGGTGAAGTGGCTCACCGCCTCCGCGTTGTTCCCGCGAGAGGCGTCCACGATAGCGCCTTACATGGACGCGCTTTACTTCTTCCTTCTGGCGATGACGATTCTCGGTCTCGTCTTGGTAGGCGCATTGCTGACGTTCTTCTCGATCCGCTATCGCAAAGAGCGGAATCCGGTGGCGACGCACATTGAAGGATCGACCCTCCTCGAGGCGACGTGGACGATCATTCCTCTCGCGATCTTCCTGGTCTGTTTCGTTTGGGGAGCGCTCCTTTATTTCCGCATCTACTCCCCGCCGGTCAACGCGATGAACATTTATGTTGTCGGCAAGCAGTGGATGTGGAAGGCCGAGCATCCAGGGGGGCAGCACGAGATCAACGCGCTGCACGTTCCTATCGGGAAACCGGTTCAGCTCACGATGATTTCACAGGACGTGTTCCACAGCTTCTCGATCCCGGATTTCCGCGTCAAGCGCGAGGTGATTCCCGGACGCTATTCGACGGTGTGGTTCGAGGCTACGACCCCGGGTACGTATCACATCTTTTGCACCCAATACTGCGGAACGCAACACTCCGGGATGATCGGTGAAGTAACCGCGCTCACGCCAGACGACTACCAAAAGTGGACTCAAGAGTCGACGAGCGGAATGTCTCTTGCGCAGAACGGGGAACGGTTGTTTGCCAGCATGGGCTGCAATGCGTGCCATTCAGGATCCGCCGCCGCACGCGGGCCGAATCTCGCTGGTGTCTACGGATCGAAGCTGCAACTGGCGAATGGCTCGCAGGTTCTGGTGAACGATGCCTACCTCCGGGATGCTATCCTCAACCCGTCACAGCACGTTACGGCCGGCTTCGCTCCGATCATGCCGACTTATCAGGGACAGATCAGCGAGGACGGTCTGATCGATCTCGTCGAATTTGTGAAGAATATGCCAACTAACTACCGTGTCCAGCAGACGCTGGTCACCTCGCAGTCCGATCAGACGGCGCCGACAGCGTCGGGGATGGTGAAGCCATGA
- a CDS encoding cytochrome c oxidase subunit I has protein sequence MSTSTTTILNLPDQATATLPKRNYLNAEHGLLSWLFTGDHKRIAMLYLFSITFFFFIGGAFAGLIRLELLTPQPDLVASDTYNKFFTMHGIIMIFLFLVPSVPATLGNFLIPIMLGAKDLAFPKINLLSWYLYMAGGTFTLAALVLGGVDTGWTFTTPLSTHYLNTHVITAATAIFIAGFSSIFTGLNFIVTIHRMRAPGMTWFRMPLFVWSNYAASILMVLGTPVLAIAIVLVALERTIGIGVFDPTKGGDPLLFQHLFWFYSHPAVYIMILPGMGVISEVISTFSRKRVFGYTAVAFSSVAIALFGFFVWAHHMFIMGVSNYSALVFSLLTMLVAVPSAIKIFNWAFTLQKGSLTFETPMLYAFGFMGLFTIGGLTGVFLGSLGMDIHLTETYFIVAHFHFVMVGGMLMAFLAGVHFWWPKMTGRMYPESLSKLAAVTTFIGFNLTFLPQFILGYLGMPRRYHSYPQEFQVLNVLSTAGATVLGVGYLLPMIYLGWSLKYGAIAGNNPWQATGLEWQIQSPPLTENFLVTPIMDHEAYDYEWLAHKTEQEVTTVG, from the coding sequence ATGAGTACCTCAACGACTACGATCTTGAATCTTCCGGATCAGGCCACCGCGACGCTTCCGAAGAGGAACTATCTCAATGCCGAGCATGGGCTGTTGAGCTGGCTCTTCACGGGCGATCATAAGCGGATTGCGATGCTGTACCTGTTTTCGATCACGTTCTTCTTCTTCATCGGCGGCGCGTTCGCCGGCCTGATCCGGCTGGAGTTGCTGACGCCGCAGCCGGACCTGGTGGCCTCGGACACGTATAACAAGTTCTTCACGATGCATGGCATCATCATGATCTTCCTGTTTCTGGTGCCATCGGTTCCGGCGACGCTTGGAAACTTCCTCATCCCGATCATGCTGGGCGCGAAAGATCTGGCGTTTCCGAAGATCAACTTGCTGAGCTGGTATCTGTACATGGCTGGCGGAACGTTTACGCTAGCTGCACTCGTGCTCGGTGGCGTGGATACGGGCTGGACATTTACTACTCCCCTGTCGACGCACTACCTGAATACGCATGTGATTACGGCGGCGACCGCGATATTCATCGCTGGCTTCAGTTCCATCTTTACCGGGCTGAACTTCATCGTGACAATCCACCGCATGCGCGCTCCGGGTATGACGTGGTTTCGGATGCCTCTGTTCGTCTGGTCCAACTACGCGGCCTCCATCCTGATGGTACTTGGAACCCCGGTACTCGCGATTGCGATCGTGCTTGTGGCCCTTGAACGGACGATCGGGATTGGTGTTTTCGACCCGACCAAGGGTGGTGACCCGCTCCTCTTCCAGCATCTCTTCTGGTTCTACTCGCACCCGGCGGTGTACATCATGATCCTTCCGGGTATGGGCGTGATCTCGGAAGTGATCAGTACCTTTAGCCGGAAGCGGGTGTTCGGATACACAGCCGTCGCGTTCTCCTCAGTGGCCATTGCTCTGTTCGGGTTCTTCGTATGGGCGCACCATATGTTCATCATGGGTGTGTCGAATTACTCGGCCCTGGTCTTCTCGCTGCTCACGATGCTCGTCGCGGTCCCTTCGGCAATCAAGATTTTCAACTGGGCATTCACGCTGCAGAAGGGCTCGCTTACGTTCGAGACTCCCATGCTTTACGCGTTCGGATTTATGGGGCTCTTCACGATCGGCGGTCTGACGGGCGTGTTCCTCGGGTCGCTTGGAATGGACATTCACCTGACCGAGACCTACTTCATCGTGGCTCACTTCCACTTCGTCATGGTGGGAGGGATGCTGATGGCGTTCCTGGCCGGCGTGCACTTTTGGTGGCCGAAGATGACCGGCCGGATGTATCCAGAGTCGCTCTCGAAGCTTGCGGCTGTAACGACGTTCATCGGCTTCAACCTTACATTCCTTCCGCAGTTCATCCTGGGCTATCTGGGTATGCCGCGCCGCTATCACTCATACCCACAAGAGTTCCAGGTGCTGAATGTTCTCTCGACGGCTGGCGCGACTGTCTTGGGCGTGGGCTATTTGCTGCCGATGATTTACCTCGGATGGTCGCTGAAATATGGCGCGATCGCTGGGAACAATCCGTGGCAGGCGACCGGACTTGAGTGGCAGATTCAGTCTCCTCCGCTTACCGAGAATTTCCTTGTGACCCCAATTATGGATCACGAAGCATACGATTACGAGTGGCTGGCTCACAAGACAGAACAAGAGGTAACGACCGTTGGCTAA